One region of Gossypium raimondii isolate GPD5lz chromosome 6, ASM2569854v1, whole genome shotgun sequence genomic DNA includes:
- the LOC105774849 gene encoding uncharacterized protein LOC105774849, with product MPPREEFPTKGLEGAPSNDIGWHFGTPVPNARGSIVCKLCGKVVKGGITRFKEHIAHKTSNVAPCPNVTGVIRESMMNVLKESNTKKIDKKRRKDKFLSQLTEEEDEHEGFIDEVSAIRQATRESIQSQHEWHRREEFRRSTGGWDNIYEEGRSSHGSVREHNRERTSKSIPGESEFTLRGVIPKLVKSKSSKQPKVNDSFLKSFRRKIGEAVSKFIIYERLPFQLASSPWLYNLIQVATEVGQGIKLPTPYEVSDVYLESEYQRVHDWVNVLKTHWKELGAILMCDGWTNSLNQMHIINFLVYCSKGTIFWKSVDVSSVRSRDVEFYYRLLDSVVEEIGENYIVQIVTDNEAAMKAAGKKLMLKRQHLYWTSCATHCLDLCLEDIGKKPSVAKVLDEAKKVTCFIYNHIWTVDLMKKYTQGKQILRPALTRFATHFIQLEEITRQKQGI from the exons atgcCACCACGTGAAGAGTTCCCGACTAAAGGATTGGAGGGTGCACCAAGTAATGATATAGGTTGGCACTTTGGAACTCCAGTGCCAAATGCGAGAGGAAGTATCGTCTGTAAACTTTGTGGTAAAGTTGTGAAAGGAGGAATAACACGATTTAAAGAGCACATTGCTCATAAAACCAGCAATGTTGCACCATGCCCTAATGTTACTG gTGTCATTAGAGAAAGTATGATGAATGTACTAAAAGAAAGCAACACaaagaaaatagacaaaaagaggagaaaagatAAATTCTTATCTCAATTAACAGAAGAGGAGGATGAGCACGAGGGATTCATTGATGAGGTTTCTGCTATAAGGCAAGCAACTCGAGAAAGTATCCAATCACAACACGAGTGGCATAGAAGGGAAGAATTCAGACGAAGTACTGGTGGTTGGGATAACATTTATGAAGAAGGGCGATCTTCTCATGGATCAGTTAGAGAACATAATAGAGAAAGAACAAGTAAATCTATTCCAGGTGAGTCTGAGTTTACCTTAAGGGGAGTTATACCTAAATTGGTTAAAAGCAAAAGTTCAAAGCAACCAAAGGTCAATGACTCTTTTTTAAAGAGTTTTCGAAGGAAGATAGGTGAAGCGGtatctaaatttataatatatgaaagaCTTCCTTTTCAATTAGCAAGCTCTCCATGGTTGTATAACTTAATTCAAGTGGCAACAGAAGTTGGACAAGGTATAAAGCTCCCAACACCTTATGAGGTTTCAGATGTGTATTTGGAGTCAGAGTATCAACGAGTTCATGATTGGGTAAATGTACTAAAGACTCATTGGAAAGAATTGGGTGCAATTCTAATGTGTGATGGTTGGACCAACAGTTTGAATCAAATGCACAtcattaattttcttgtttattgcAGTAAAGGAACCATTTTTTGGAAATCGGTAGATGTCTCAAGTGTCCGTAGTAGAGATGTTGAATTCTACTACCGTTTGTTAGATTCAGTTGTAGAAGAAATTGGAGAAAATTACATTGTCCAAATAGTGACTGATAATGAGGCAGCAATGAAAGCTgctggaaaaaaattaatgttgaaaAGACAACATCTATATTGGACCTCATGTGCAACTCACTGTTTAGATTTATGCCTTGAAGATATTGGGAAAAAGCCTAGTGTAGCAAAAGTGTTAGATGAGGCAAAAAAAGTGACTTGCTTTATATACAATCACATTTGGACTGTTGATTTGATGAAGAAGTATACACAAGGGAAACAAATACTTCGACCCGCTCTTACTCGATTTGCAACTCATTTCATTCAACTTGAAGAGATAACAAGACAAAAGCAAg GAATTTAA